The genome window agtttcctgctCTTGGGGAATTTGGGGGGAGAAACGGAAAAGGAGCTCTCATGCTTGAACGAGTCACTGAGACTCCTGGGCTGTGACTTGGAGCGACCAGCAGGTCTGACAGAAGCCTCCTGACGTGCCTTCAGCCACTCGACAGCACCAGCGTCGCCTTTGCTGGACCCATTGGAGTCGGTCTGACCTGCCCTTTTAAACCCGCAGACGGGAACGTGCTCCCAGGCAGTGCCCTGCAAGCAGGCGGCTTTCTGGAGGGCCACGGTGGGAGCACAGAGGTTCCCGTGGGGTCTGTGAGCGCTGGCAGGGAAAAGACATGGGACAGCGAAACGCCTCCCAGGAGGAATATATCCAGGCAGCAGAGATATAATCAGGgaatgagaagaaattaaaacccAAAACGTTGTGGAAGAGAGAATTCAGAAGTCTCCCTATGATCCCCTCCAATGCAGACCCCTTCCCTGCAGCAAGCCCCCttgcctcctctcccacccagcaaAGCCTCTGCCCTCCGGGCGTGGGGTCCAAGGCACGAACCACCTTCTCCGCAGCCAGAGCTCCAGCGGAGCCGgggtgcagctctgcagccacgCGCCCGgttccctctgcagagcacaggggCTGAGAGCGACCGCTGAGGGCCCGGCAACGTTGGTGTCCGGGAGGCGGCGTGCAGAGCTGGGTGAGGGGAACGCTGTCCTGAGTGCccggctgcctctcccctcGCCTCTCTCAGCCAGACCCTCGCTGTATTTTGCCTTGTTTCTCCACTTGTctgtattattgttattgttctTTCAATTCTCGCTCTCAGGCTCTCCGGGGATGGGAGTTTGGGCTGCAGGAGGATCCCGTGGGTCCTCCCGTGCAGGCGTGTCTATGGGCCCGAGTGTCccagcttccctctcccctgtgGGGCTGCGGGCAATGCagcctgtggggctggggaatgAGCTGGTTTTCCTTTAATGAGATGATGCTATCGTTAGGACACTTGGCTGTCTCCTTGGGGTGTCCTTCCAAGCTGCGAGCTGCCCTCAAGGATGCAAACCTGTGGCACAGCGCCTTTGCGTTATCTGAGAGGCCCATGGAGAAGTGCAGGGACGCTACGACTGAGGAGATGCTGTTGGGTTGGTGAAATTTGTGTCCTTGGCTAGAAGCGGGATGCTGAGACCTTGAGAAAAGGTGAGACATTCGGTGGTCTGCAGTGGATCCCTCTGCTCTCAGGTTTTTCAGGGTAACGTGGGAGCGTGAGCACCCTTCGTGTCAGAAGGGTGCAAGCATAGGGCGTCTGGGAACAAGACAGGAACAGACCAGCTCTCCTCGCTCTGCACTAAGCCGCAGGCAACGCTCTTGCGTCGCAGGACTGGCTTTATTCTCCCCGAGcgcagcagaaatgctgagggttTCTGACATCCGAGAACACCCCCCGGGTTAGACGGAGGAGAGCTgtagaaaaacccaaacctctcCAACCGCCTTGGGTCATCCCCGCTCCTTAGCACTGGGAGCGCAGCCGCTGACAAGCCCTGCTGCGTTAGGAGCAGTGTCATCTGAAAAAGTCCGGACTTTTTCAGGACTGACAGGACTGACCACTATCCCCGGTATTCCCGTGAAcccacagctgcagagcagggctgacgCCTCGGCAGCAGCGGGCAGAGaccctgctcctcacagcacCCTCATCCCAGCACCAACCGGAGCTCcagccacagagctgaaggtAATCGtgctagaaaaggaaaagggggtACGCATAGCGGGGGGCAGTCCATGAGAAACGGCTTCGATATTCCTCAGAGAAGTCTCACTAACTTTtcgttgcttttttttctccttgggaAGTGCCCCCATGCCTAGAGGGACAAAATGGCCAACGGCAGCTCCATCGcccagttcctcctcctggcgtTCGCAGACacgcgggagctgcagctcttgcacttttggctcttcctgggcatctacctggctgctCTCCTGGGCAACAGCCTCATCATCACAACCGTAGCCTGCGACCACcgcctccacacccccatgtacttcttcctcctcaacctctccctcctcgacctggcctccatctccaccactctccccaaagccgtggccaattccctctgggacaccagggccatctcctatgcaggatgtgctgcccaggtctttttctttctcttcttgttgTCAGCAGAGTATTCTCTCCTCACCTACGTCATGGCCTACGACCGCTACGTcaccatctgcaaacccctgcactacgggaccctcctgggcagcagagcttgtgtccacatggcagcagctgcctggggcagtgggtttctctgtgctctgctgcacactgccGACACATTTTCCACAcctctctgccaaggcaatgccctggaccagttcttctgtgaaatcccccagatcctcaagctctcctgctcagacGCCTACCTCAGCGAGGGTGGGCTCCTTGTGGTCAGTCTCTCAGCAGCACTcggctgttttgttttcattgtgctgtcctaCGTGCGgatcttcagggccgtgctgcggctcccctctgagcagggacggcacaaagccttttccacgtgcctccctcacctcTCCGTTgtttccctgtttctcagcGCTGGCatgtttgcctacctgaagcccccctccgcctcttccccatccctggaccTGGTGATGGCTGCTGTCTactcggtggtgcctccagcagcgAACCCCCTCGTCTGCAGCATGAGGAACAAATTGCTCCAGGAGGCTATTAGGAAACTGATTTCCTGGACATTTTCCAGTAGCTATAAACTTCAAATCCCTTTTCACAAATGACTCTGATGGTATCGCACTGCAGGCCTGTACCTTGTTTCTTGGGTTTTCGTTACCGTTATCATTATCCGTGGTGTTATTTGTGGTTATTATGTTCCTACGTTAATGTTCGGATTCATCTGACATCTACTGAGGAATGAACCAGCTCCGTCTCACCTGGAGCCTATATCAAAATGTGTCTAACGGTGGGACAGAGCTGACGCTCTCATAGCATCTCTGGAATAAAATGGGACCTCCCCAGTGCGCTGACTGAAGGTTGGGCACTTCTTCCAAGCTCATGTCGACATGAGCCCAAGGAATTTCCCCTCAAAAAGGGCCTGTGGCTGCTTGGCTTTCGGAGAGGAAAGCTCACGGTCAcgctgtgtggtgggttgaccctggctggatgcccggtgcccaccaaagccgctctctcgctccccctcctcaactggacagggggagagaaaataaaacagaaaggctcgtgggtcgagataaggacagggagatcgctcaccaattaccgtcatgggcaaaacagactcgacttggggaaaaaagatta of Gymnogyps californianus isolate 813 unplaced genomic scaffold, ASM1813914v2 HiC_scaffold_135, whole genome shotgun sequence contains these proteins:
- the LOC127028014 gene encoding olfactory receptor 14J1-like, which codes for MANGSSIAQFLLLAFADTRELQLLHFWLFLGIYLAALLGNSLIITTVACDHRLHTPMYFFLLNLSLLDLASISTTLPKAVANSLWDTRAISYAGCAAQVFFFLFLLSAEYSLLTYVMAYDRYVTICKPLHYGTLLGSRACVHMAAAAWGSGFLCALLHTADTFSTPLCQGNALDQFFCEIPQILKLSCSDAYLSEGGLLVVSLSAALGCFVFIVLSYVRIFRAVLRLPSEQGRHKAFSTCLPHLSVVSLFLSAGMFAYLKPPSASSPSLDLVMAAVYSVVPPAANPLVCSMRNKLLQEAIRKLISWTFSSSYKLQIPFHK